One window of the Microtus ochrogaster isolate Prairie Vole_2 chromosome 10, MicOch1.0, whole genome shotgun sequence genome contains the following:
- the Med18 gene encoding mediator of RNA polymerase II transcription subunit 18: protein MEAPPVTMMPVTGGTINMMEYLLQGSVLDHSLESLIHRLRGLCDNMEPETFLDHEMVFLLKGQQASPFVLRARRSMDRAGAPWHLRYLGQPEMGDKNRHALVRNCVDIATSENLTDFLMEMGFRMDHEFVAKGHLFRKGIMKIVVYKIFRILVPGNTDSTEALSLSYLVELSVVAPAGQDMVSDDMRNFAEQLKPLVHLEKIDPKRLM, encoded by the exons ATGGAGGCCCCTCCAGTCACCATGATGCCAGTCACTGGGGGCACCATTAACATGATGGAGTACCTCCTGCAGG GAAGTGTCTTAGACCACAGTTTGGAAAGTCTCATTCATCGCCTTCGTGGTTTGTGTGACAACATGGAGCCCGAGACTTTCCTTGATCACGAGATGGTATTCCTCCTGAAGGGCCAGCAAGCCAGCCCGTTCGTTCTAAGGGCTCGGCGCTCCATGGACAGGGCAGGGGCACCCTGGCACCTGCGTTACCTGGGACAGCCAGAAATGGGAGACAAGAACCGCCATGCCTTGGTGCGCAACTGTGTGGACATTGCCACATCTGAGAACCTCACGGACTTCTTGATGGAAATGGGCTTCCGTATGGACCATGAGTTTGTCGCTAAAGGGCACTTGTTCCGTAAGGGCATCATGAAGATTGTGGTGTACAAGATTTTCCGAATCCTGGTCCCAGGGAACACAGACAGCACAGAGGCCCTGTCGCTCTCCTATCTTGTGGAATTGAGTGTTGTCGCACCAGCTGGGCAGGACATGGTCTCTGACGACATGAGGAATTTTGCTGAGCAGCTCAAACCTCTGGTTCACCTGGAAAAAATAGACCCCAAAAGGCTTATGTGA